The following proteins come from a genomic window of Hymenobacter canadensis:
- a CDS encoding quinone-dependent dihydroorotate dehydrogenase produces the protein MYKSLLKPLLFQLDAEKAHHLVFDNLRRAHRVPGGAALLRGLYGFQHPDLEREVFGLRFRNPVGLAAGLDKNAELLPELGELGFGFVEIGTVTPRPQPGNPTPRLFRLPQDGALLNRMGFNNQGAAAAAERLRGPRPAGLIVGGNIGKNKDTPNEQAANDYVACVEALHAVVDYFVVNVSSPNTPGLRQLQEREPLIRLLQQVQERNATLPSPRPLLLKIAPDLTDAQLDDILLIARETQLSGLVATNTTISRDGLQTDASHVQSLGAGGLSGRPLRQRATEVVRYLHQHSKGALPIIGVGGIHSPEDAQEKLAAGASLVQLYSGFVYEGPGLIKRINQALVK, from the coding sequence ATGTACAAATCCCTACTCAAGCCCCTGCTCTTTCAGCTCGACGCAGAAAAAGCGCATCATCTGGTGTTCGACAACCTGCGGCGGGCCCATCGGGTGCCGGGCGGGGCTGCGCTGCTGCGCGGGCTCTACGGCTTTCAGCACCCGGATCTGGAGCGGGAAGTGTTCGGGCTGCGGTTTCGCAACCCGGTGGGGCTGGCCGCCGGCCTCGACAAAAACGCCGAGCTGCTGCCGGAGCTGGGCGAGCTGGGCTTCGGCTTCGTGGAAATCGGAACGGTGACGCCGCGGCCGCAGCCGGGCAACCCCACGCCGCGCCTGTTTCGGCTGCCGCAGGATGGGGCCCTGCTCAACCGCATGGGCTTCAACAACCAAGGCGCCGCCGCCGCCGCCGAGCGGCTGCGCGGCCCGCGGCCGGCCGGCCTGATTGTGGGCGGCAACATCGGCAAGAACAAGGACACGCCCAACGAGCAGGCCGCCAATGATTACGTGGCCTGCGTGGAGGCGCTGCACGCCGTGGTCGACTACTTTGTGGTGAACGTATCGTCGCCGAATACGCCGGGGCTGCGGCAGCTGCAGGAGCGCGAGCCGCTGATCCGGTTGCTGCAGCAGGTGCAGGAGCGCAACGCCACGCTGCCCTCGCCCCGCCCGCTGCTGCTCAAAATAGCTCCCGACCTCACCGACGCCCAGCTCGACGACATCCTGCTGATAGCCCGCGAAACGCAGCTCAGCGGCCTCGTGGCCACCAACACCACCATCAGCCGCGACGGACTTCAAACCGACGCCAGCCACGTGCAGAGCCTGGGCGCCGGCGGCCTGAGCGGCCGCCCGCTGCGCCAGCGCGCCACCGAAGTGGTACGATACCTGCATCAGCACAGCAAGGGCGCGCTGCCCATCATCGGGGTGGGCGGCATTCACTCGCCCGAGGATGCGCAGGAAAAGCTGGCGGCCGGTGCCTCGCTGGTGCAGCTGTACAGTGGCTTTGTGTACGAAGGCCCCGGCCTGATCAAGCGCATCAATCAGGCGCTGGTGAAGTAG
- a CDS encoding acyloxyacyl hydrolase, translated as MKLAGALLLLFAGPLQAQYTSPGPLVIGAYAQGSFILAHTPAISHLAVSHPTGLELNLQRQTNGSEPWHAWYRYPKIGLALVYYDYHNPVLGRSYASTIYLNKRFLYSPRHELNFRLGTGLAYFTNPFDLETNHKNTIVSSHLNAVLQMRLEYDVAVAEHLGLLVGLGLNHYSNGATTKPNFGINLPTVFLGLNYHQQRPFVPLAPPADDTPTDLGRNFLNLSTSLGFKQRSATDRQKYLVHSVSVLGGRRVGRKSNLLVGLEGFYDRSLVPELRDTARTSENLPDVKKAGALIGHELLFGRLAVVTHLGIYFYNPYKSNTFYYERIGLKYHVTDRLFGAVDLKVHRGSADVIEWKVGVKL; from the coding sequence ATGAAGCTGGCAGGGGCGCTGCTGCTGCTGTTCGCCGGGCCGTTGCAGGCGCAGTATACCTCGCCCGGCCCCTTGGTAATCGGGGCCTACGCGCAGGGTAGTTTTATTCTGGCCCACACCCCGGCCATCAGCCATCTGGCCGTGTCGCACCCCACGGGTCTGGAGTTGAACCTGCAGCGCCAGACGAATGGCTCGGAGCCCTGGCACGCCTGGTACCGCTACCCCAAAATCGGGCTGGCGCTGGTCTACTACGACTACCACAACCCCGTGCTGGGCCGCTCCTACGCCTCCACCATCTACCTCAACAAACGGTTTCTGTACTCGCCCCGGCACGAGCTGAATTTTCGGCTGGGCACGGGCCTGGCCTACTTCACCAACCCATTCGACCTCGAAACCAACCACAAAAACACCATCGTCAGTTCGCACCTGAATGCCGTGCTTCAGATGCGCCTGGAGTACGATGTGGCCGTGGCCGAGCACCTGGGCTTACTGGTAGGGCTGGGGCTCAACCACTATTCCAACGGCGCGACCACCAAGCCTAACTTCGGCATCAACCTGCCCACCGTGTTTCTGGGGCTCAACTACCACCAGCAGCGCCCCTTCGTGCCACTAGCGCCGCCCGCCGACGACACGCCCACCGACCTGGGCCGGAATTTCCTCAACCTGAGCACCAGCCTGGGCTTCAAGCAGCGTAGCGCCACCGACCGGCAGAAGTACCTCGTGCACTCCGTGTCAGTGCTGGGCGGACGCCGCGTCGGGCGCAAAAGTAACCTGCTGGTGGGCCTCGAAGGCTTCTACGACCGAAGCCTGGTGCCCGAGCTGCGCGACACCGCCCGCACCAGCGAGAATCTGCCCGACGTGAAAAAGGCCGGCGCCCTTATCGGCCACGAGCTGCTGTTCGGCCGCCTGGCCGTCGTCACGCACCTGGGCATCTACTTCTACAATCCCTACAAGTCCAACACGTTCTATTACGAGCGGATCGGCCTGAAATACCACGTCACCGACCGTCTATTCGGCGCCGTCGACCTCAAAGTCCACCGCGGCTCCGCCGACGTAATCGAGTGGAAAGTGGGCGTGAAGCTGTAG
- a CDS encoding porin family protein yields the protein MKKSLALTLALVSAAAVAHAQDAGGFRLGVKVGGTYSNVSGDNVNLLTGPGYSTDLGDYKLGYNAGISTIIPLSSDGFFAFAPELLYNRKGYEVQSNQTGNLGTENGKTVTSREVEQQRVLHYLDVPLLARINAGGLFFELGPQVSYLFGSKNKQQTTTKFADGTKVKTDNDGGFLDYSGIKRGESSKSDLAQFDISGVAGVGYMTDGGISLGLRYARGFNSLIDTKDTDNEPKAFNNAFTLQLGYLIPTK from the coding sequence ATGAAAAAGTCTCTTGCCCTCACGCTGGCCCTGGTGTCAGCAGCTGCCGTTGCTCACGCCCAGGACGCTGGTGGTTTCCGTCTCGGCGTGAAAGTTGGTGGTACCTACTCCAACGTTTCCGGCGACAACGTAAACCTGCTGACCGGCCCCGGCTACAGCACCGACCTGGGCGACTACAAGCTGGGCTACAATGCAGGTATCAGCACCATCATCCCGCTCAGCAGCGACGGATTCTTCGCGTTTGCGCCTGAGTTGCTCTACAACCGCAAGGGATACGAAGTTCAGTCAAACCAAACCGGCAACCTGGGCACGGAAAACGGCAAGACCGTAACCAGCCGCGAAGTGGAGCAGCAGCGCGTGCTGCACTACCTGGACGTGCCGTTGCTGGCCCGCATCAACGCCGGCGGCCTGTTCTTTGAGTTGGGCCCGCAGGTGAGCTACTTGTTCGGCTCGAAAAACAAGCAGCAGACTACCACCAAATTCGCCGATGGCACCAAAGTAAAAACCGACAACGACGGCGGTTTCCTGGACTACAGCGGCATCAAGCGCGGCGAGTCGTCGAAGTCGGATCTAGCGCAATTTGACATCAGCGGCGTGGCTGGTGTTGGCTACATGACCGATGGCGGCATCAGCCTGGGCCTGCGCTATGCGCGCGGCTTCAACTCACTGATTGACACCAAAGACACCGACAACGAGCCCAAGGCGTTCAACAATGCCTTCACGCTGCAGTTGGGCTACCTGATTCCTACCAAGTAG
- a CDS encoding porin family protein, with product MKKTSVALFALLLLGGASAHAQGIRFGLKGGANLSNISGDLTEEDRYKNKVGFHGGVMLNIGLLDDGFLSVQPEVLFSQKGFTYADDEFNIAGARVKYDGDRTYNYIDVPVLLKIRAGGAYFEAGPQYSYLLKVKDDSKVSINGNTAFQSQGVADLDNVNRNEIGYAAGLGYQADNGLILGLRYNGSFTDFGKDGYTGDADVRNARNSVFQASVGFLLPGK from the coding sequence ATGAAAAAGACTTCTGTTGCTCTGTTTGCCCTGCTGCTGCTGGGCGGCGCCTCCGCCCACGCGCAGGGCATCCGGTTCGGCCTGAAAGGCGGCGCCAACCTGTCCAACATCTCAGGCGACCTGACCGAGGAAGACCGCTACAAAAACAAAGTTGGCTTCCACGGCGGCGTCATGCTCAACATTGGCCTGCTCGACGACGGCTTCCTGTCGGTGCAGCCGGAAGTGCTGTTCTCGCAGAAGGGCTTCACCTACGCCGACGATGAGTTTAACATTGCCGGCGCGCGGGTGAAATACGATGGCGACCGGACCTACAACTACATCGACGTACCGGTGCTACTGAAAATACGCGCCGGCGGTGCCTACTTTGAGGCCGGCCCGCAGTACAGCTACCTGCTGAAAGTGAAGGACGACTCGAAGGTGTCCATCAACGGCAACACGGCCTTCCAGAGCCAAGGCGTAGCCGACCTCGACAACGTGAACCGCAACGAAATCGGGTACGCTGCCGGCCTGGGCTACCAGGCCGACAACGGCCTGATCCTGGGCCTCCGCTACAACGGCTCGTTCACGGATTTCGGCAAAGACGGCTACACCGGCGACGCCGACGTGCGCAACGCCCGCAACTCGGTGTTCCAGGCTTCGGTAGGCTTCCTGCTGCCCGGCAAATAA
- a CDS encoding dipeptidase produces MASILEQHQDRFLSELLDWLRIPSVSADPKFHGDVLKAAEYLKARFEEVGLDKVELCPTAGNPIVYGEKIIDPSLPTVLVYGHYDVQPADPYELWDSPPFEPVIKDEKIYARGACDDKGQVYMHVKALEMMNLEGGLPCNIKVMIEGEEEIGSNNLGIFVRANKEKLKADVILISDTGMLANDAPSIEVGLRGLSYHEVEVTGPNRDLHSGIYGGAVPNPINVLCKMIASLHDENNHITIPEFYNNVAVLTDEERAELNRVPHSDDEFKQSIGLNDVYGEKGYSTVERIGIRPTLDVNGIWGGYTGEGAKTVIASKAYAKISMRLVPHQTSDEITALFQQHFTRIAPAGVTVVVKPHHGGEPVVTPTDSVAYKAAADAMETTFGKRPIPTRGGGSIPIVAMFKTELGLDTVLLGFGLDSDAIHSPNEHYGVFNFLKGIETIPHFYRNYAAAMKA; encoded by the coding sequence ATGGCTTCCATCCTCGAACAGCACCAGGACCGTTTTCTGAGCGAATTGCTCGACTGGCTGCGTATCCCTTCGGTTTCGGCCGACCCCAAGTTTCACGGCGACGTGCTGAAAGCCGCCGAATACCTCAAAGCCCGCTTCGAGGAAGTAGGCCTCGACAAGGTAGAGCTGTGCCCCACGGCCGGCAACCCCATCGTCTACGGCGAGAAAATCATCGACCCCAGCCTGCCCACGGTGCTCGTGTACGGCCACTACGACGTGCAGCCCGCCGACCCGTATGAGCTCTGGGATTCGCCGCCGTTCGAGCCCGTCATCAAAGACGAGAAGATCTACGCCCGTGGCGCCTGCGACGACAAAGGCCAGGTGTATATGCACGTGAAGGCCCTGGAAATGATGAACCTGGAAGGCGGCCTGCCCTGCAACATCAAAGTGATGATTGAGGGCGAGGAGGAAATCGGGTCCAACAACCTCGGCATCTTCGTGCGCGCCAACAAGGAAAAGCTCAAGGCCGACGTCATCCTGATTTCGGATACGGGCATGCTCGCCAACGACGCGCCCAGCATTGAGGTGGGCCTGCGCGGCCTGAGCTACCACGAAGTGGAAGTGACCGGCCCCAACCGCGACCTGCACTCCGGCATCTACGGCGGGGCCGTGCCCAACCCCATCAACGTGCTCTGCAAGATGATCGCCAGCCTGCACGACGAAAACAACCACATCACCATCCCCGAGTTCTACAACAACGTGGCGGTGCTGACGGACGAAGAGCGCGCCGAGCTGAACCGCGTGCCGCACTCCGACGACGAGTTCAAGCAAAGCATCGGCCTGAACGACGTGTACGGCGAGAAGGGCTACTCCACCGTGGAGCGCATCGGCATCCGGCCCACGCTCGACGTGAACGGCATCTGGGGCGGCTACACCGGCGAGGGCGCCAAAACTGTCATTGCCTCCAAGGCCTACGCCAAGATTTCCATGCGTCTGGTGCCTCACCAGACTTCCGACGAAATCACGGCCCTGTTCCAGCAGCATTTCACTCGCATTGCGCCCGCCGGCGTAACGGTAGTCGTGAAGCCCCACCACGGCGGCGAACCCGTCGTGACGCCGACCGACTCAGTGGCCTACAAAGCCGCCGCCGACGCCATGGAAACCACCTTCGGCAAGCGCCCTATCCCCACGCGCGGCGGCGGCTCCATCCCGATTGTGGCCATGTTCAAAACCGAGTTGGGCCTCGACACTGTGCTGCTGGGCTTCGGCCTCGACTCCGACGCCATCCACTCGCCCAACGAGCACTATGGCGTCTTCAACTTCCTGAAAGGCATCGAAACCATCCCGCACTTCTACCGCAACTACGCGGCCGCCATGAAGGCATAA
- a CDS encoding STAS/SEC14 domain-containing protein, translating into MKQTLQNALGRTYISVEQDTANRWIAVDWMGYLTTDSIKAGARAYTEALARSSYQAVLNDTRNVLGPWDHSIDWVVNEWAPNAAAAGLRYLAMISTPDSMADSSAATFYAQLKAFETRIFDNEADAAAWLRQSLASGR; encoded by the coding sequence ATGAAACAGACCCTACAGAATGCCCTGGGCCGCACCTACATCAGCGTGGAGCAGGATACCGCAAACCGCTGGATTGCGGTGGACTGGATGGGCTACCTCACCACCGACAGCATCAAGGCCGGCGCCCGGGCCTACACGGAGGCGCTGGCCCGCTCCAGCTACCAGGCCGTGCTCAACGATACCCGCAACGTGCTCGGCCCCTGGGACCATTCCATCGACTGGGTGGTAAACGAGTGGGCGCCCAACGCGGCGGCGGCCGGCCTGCGCTACCTGGCCATGATCAGCACGCCCGATTCCATGGCCGATTCCTCGGCTGCCACCTTCTACGCCCAGCTCAAGGCCTTCGAAACCCGAATTTTCGACAACGAAGCAGACGCCGCGGCGTGGCTGCGGCAGAGTCTGGCATCGGGGCGGTAG